Proteins encoded within one genomic window of Pectobacterium araliae:
- the queE gene encoding 7-carboxy-7-deazaguanine synthase QueE, whose translation MQYPINEMFQTLQGEGYFTGVPAVFVRLQGCPVGCSWCDTKHTWDKLAERETSLDQVLVKTEESDAWGAASADDILVLMAQQGYTARHIVITGGEPCIHDLAPLTLQLEKQGFSCQIETSGTHDVRCSPKTWVTVSPKVNMRGGMKVLDQALQRADEIKHPVARERDIEALDALLARLDDDKPRIVALQPISQKEDATKLCIATCIARNWRLSMQTHKYLNIA comes from the coding sequence ATGCAGTACCCGATTAATGAAATGTTCCAGACGTTACAGGGCGAAGGCTATTTTACCGGAGTACCGGCGGTGTTTGTACGCCTGCAAGGTTGTCCGGTAGGTTGTAGCTGGTGCGATACCAAACACACCTGGGACAAACTGGCAGAACGGGAAACCTCATTGGATCAGGTGCTGGTAAAAACGGAAGAAAGCGATGCCTGGGGCGCGGCAAGTGCGGACGATATTCTGGTGCTGATGGCGCAGCAGGGTTACACGGCACGCCACATCGTCATCACCGGTGGAGAACCTTGTATCCATGATTTGGCACCGCTGACGCTACAGTTGGAAAAGCAGGGCTTTAGCTGCCAGATCGAAACCAGCGGTACGCATGACGTGCGCTGTTCGCCCAAAACCTGGGTAACGGTATCGCCGAAAGTGAACATGCGCGGCGGCATGAAGGTACTCGATCAGGCACTGCAACGGGCGGATGAGATCAAGCATCCGGTGGCGCGTGAACGTGACATTGAAGCGTTGGATGCGCTGTTGGCGCGGCTTGATGATGATAAGCCGCGTATTGTGGCGCTACAGCCGATCAGTCAGAAAGAGGATGCGACCAAACTGTGCATTGCGACCTGCATTGCCCGTAATTGGCGGCTGTCCATGCAGACGCACAAATACCTGAATATTGCCTGA
- a CDS encoding MBL fold metallo-hydrolase, translated as MTLLKPLALLLISCAFVPAFAQAQDISQIKTQPGYYRIMLGQFEITALSDGTNTMPMDKLLQRTPPEKITELLAEKALTPQVETSINAYLVNTGKHLILIDTGNGKQSNPTVGKVLPNLIAAGYKPEQVDTVLMTHLHGDHFGGLVQDNKLNYPNATVYVSQPETDFWLSAENLKNAPENRKAAFQRVQNTFDAIKKENKLKTFPAQQTTLLPGITAIPSPGHTPGHTSFMIESEGKKLLAWGDIVHAEAVQMSLPATTISFDSNMDQATESRNKALADAASQGYWVAGAHLPFPGIGHVGTRLERNGTTNGYRWLPANYSVAGLSQ; from the coding sequence ATGACGTTATTGAAACCGCTAGCCTTATTACTCATTTCGTGTGCTTTTGTTCCTGCATTTGCTCAGGCACAGGATATCTCGCAGATTAAAACCCAACCGGGCTATTACCGCATCATGCTCGGCCAGTTTGAAATCACCGCGCTGTCTGACGGCACCAACACCATGCCAATGGATAAGCTGTTACAGCGAACCCCACCGGAAAAAATTACTGAACTGCTGGCGGAAAAAGCGCTGACTCCGCAGGTAGAAACCTCGATCAACGCTTATTTGGTCAATACCGGAAAACACCTGATTCTGATCGATACGGGCAATGGCAAGCAAAGTAATCCTACAGTAGGGAAAGTGCTGCCGAATCTGATTGCGGCGGGTTACAAACCTGAGCAAGTTGATACCGTGTTGATGACCCACCTGCACGGTGACCATTTTGGCGGTTTGGTGCAAGACAATAAGCTGAACTATCCGAATGCCACCGTGTATGTCAGCCAGCCAGAAACCGATTTCTGGCTCAGCGCAGAAAACCTGAAGAATGCGCCAGAGAACAGAAAAGCAGCATTCCAACGTGTGCAAAACACCTTTGATGCCATTAAAAAAGAGAACAAACTGAAAACCTTCCCGGCTCAGCAGACAACACTGCTGCCCGGCATCACTGCGATCCCAAGCCCGGGGCATACGCCGGGACATACCTCTTTTATGATCGAGAGCGAAGGGAAAAAACTGCTGGCATGGGGAGACATCGTTCATGCGGAAGCGGTGCAGATGAGCTTGCCAGCTACTACCATCAGCTTTGACTCGAATATGGATCAGGCGACGGAGTCGCGTAATAAAGCGCTGGCCGACGCCGCCAGTCAGGGTTACTGGGTCGCGGGTGCTCACCTGCCCTTCCCCGGCATCGGCCACGTAGGTACACGCCTGGAACGCAATGGCACCACTAACGGCTATCGCTGGCTCCCGGCGAATTACAGCGTGGCGGGATTATCGCAATAA
- a CDS encoding LysR substrate-binding domain-containing protein produces MENDFRGVDLNLLVTFLVLYRENSVSAAADKLHLGQPAVSGALARLRTLFDDPLFIRTGQVMRSTARADYLATQLSPAFEHLQSVLGEPEKFDPLTDSRVITLGMTDWVEIWLMPLLLKRLNANAPNLRINLVATDPFLDVELLENDSVDLVVSVVSSPASWLKQHALLSSGFRALWHPQQLDLSRPLPLGVYSQQRHLLVTYRERAHGIVDDMLEKQEMTRAIHYTTPHFSALPGILQQTPSIATVPEKLATQWCQYYGLIDSPVPLELPAYTLSALWHARQDSNPAIKWLYEQIAEVVAEQEADSPPV; encoded by the coding sequence ATGGAAAATGATTTTCGCGGTGTGGATTTAAACCTGCTGGTGACATTTCTGGTGTTGTATCGCGAGAACAGTGTCTCGGCGGCGGCGGATAAGCTGCATTTGGGGCAGCCTGCCGTGAGTGGGGCGCTGGCGCGTTTACGTACGCTGTTTGACGATCCGCTGTTTATCCGTACGGGACAGGTGATGCGCTCGACGGCGCGTGCGGATTATCTGGCGACCCAGCTGTCTCCTGCTTTTGAACACTTGCAGTCGGTTCTGGGCGAACCCGAGAAGTTTGATCCGTTAACCGATTCACGGGTGATCACGCTGGGAATGACCGATTGGGTGGAAATATGGCTAATGCCGCTGCTGCTGAAACGGCTCAACGCGAATGCGCCTAATTTGCGCATCAATCTTGTGGCCACTGATCCGTTTTTGGATGTGGAGCTGTTGGAAAATGACAGTGTCGATCTGGTCGTTTCTGTCGTTAGTTCACCGGCAAGCTGGCTGAAGCAGCATGCGCTGCTATCGTCAGGATTCCGAGCGCTTTGGCATCCACAGCAGCTTGATCTGTCGCGTCCTCTTCCTTTGGGCGTATACAGCCAGCAGCGCCATTTACTGGTGACATACCGTGAACGTGCGCATGGCATTGTGGACGACATGCTGGAAAAACAGGAAATGACGCGGGCGATTCATTACACCACGCCACATTTCTCTGCTTTGCCGGGAATATTGCAGCAAACGCCGTCAATCGCTACCGTACCGGAAAAGCTGGCGACTCAGTGGTGTCAGTATTATGGTTTGATCGACAGCCCAGTGCCGCTTGAATTACCGGCGTATACGCTCTCAGCACTCTGGCATGCACGGCAAGACAGTAACCCGGCAATCAAGTGGCTGTATGAGCAAATTGCGGAGGTGGTTGCGGAGCAGGAGGCGGATTCGCCCCCTGTTTGA
- a CDS encoding MBL fold metallo-hydrolase codes for MKMNLLKQTLLLVALLAGTPVIASAEAVPQLKTQAPGYYRMMLGQFEITALSDGTVTIPLDKLLTHIPHEEMLHLLAQKNLQPQAETSINAYLINTGKQLILVDTGAGPLFGKLGGKLPDNLRAAGYPPEKIDTVLLTHIHADHSGGVSRDGKLVFPNATVYVNQKDADFWLNPVNSDHVRDSEKHTFGQSEDSLQPVLAANRLKTFAGKQQLFPGITAVPAPGHTPGHSLYQIESDGQKLTLWGDTIHAEAVQFPRPLTTIDFDRNMDEAAEARLQILAEAARNNEWIGAAHISFPGLGQVKAVYDANGKPNGYRWLPANYSVAGLKN; via the coding sequence ATGAAAATGAATCTTCTGAAACAAACGTTATTATTGGTCGCTTTACTGGCGGGAACGCCCGTTATAGCCAGTGCAGAAGCGGTGCCTCAACTGAAAACGCAAGCGCCGGGTTATTACCGGATGATGCTAGGACAGTTTGAAATTACCGCTCTTTCTGACGGTACGGTCACCATTCCGCTGGATAAGCTACTCACCCATATTCCCCACGAGGAAATGCTGCACCTGCTGGCGCAAAAGAATCTCCAGCCGCAGGCGGAAACCTCCATTAATGCGTATCTCATTAATACGGGTAAACAACTGATACTGGTGGATACAGGGGCTGGTCCCCTATTCGGTAAACTGGGAGGTAAATTACCCGACAACCTGCGCGCCGCTGGCTATCCGCCCGAGAAGATCGATACCGTTCTGCTGACCCATATTCATGCAGACCATTCTGGCGGTGTCTCGCGTGACGGCAAACTGGTTTTCCCTAATGCCACCGTTTATGTTAACCAGAAGGATGCGGATTTCTGGCTCAACCCAGTTAACAGCGACCATGTGCGGGATAGCGAGAAACACACGTTCGGGCAATCTGAGGATTCATTGCAACCCGTGCTTGCCGCCAACCGGCTGAAAACCTTCGCAGGTAAACAGCAGCTTTTCCCTGGTATTACCGCCGTGCCAGCACCGGGACATACGCCGGGGCACAGCCTTTATCAGATCGAAAGTGACGGCCAAAAGCTGACGCTCTGGGGCGATACGATCCATGCCGAAGCCGTACAGTTTCCTCGCCCCCTGACCACGATCGATTTCGATCGCAATATGGATGAAGCCGCAGAGGCACGTTTACAGATTCTGGCAGAGGCCGCACGTAATAATGAATGGATTGGTGCGGCACACATTTCCTTCCCCGGTTTAGGCCAGGTTAAAGCCGTGTATGATGCTAACGGTAAACCAAACGGCTATCGCTGGCTCCCGGCGAATTACAGCGTGGCAGGGCTAAAAAACTAA
- a CDS encoding type VI secretion system Vgr family protein, which translates to MLNAKTSSEGLRFTLQIGKLPPETFIVVEFTLDEQFSMPFVLNLEVVSTNSSIAFGTVLDNTATLSIWQDGEEQRTVNGIVSEIEQGDAGLHQTRYRITVHPALWRAGLVRHSHIFQQQNVQEILETLLKKHHISDYVFALRYPRAVREFCVQYQESDADFIDRLAAEEGLFYFFEHNKDKHTLVFADDCAVLNTGPTLPYHPATPIRSDEWCVTTFRRRESLRPSDVLLKDYTFKKPRWPAEYREYARDVEHQSGRYLHYDYPGRYKGTGPGGEHVARWRIQALRNRAHQGEGATNCPVLQPGIHFILENHPLETHNTRWQITRSTYTGRQPQALEEETGEQGTTLMGQFAFIPQAQTWRPLSLPKPRIDGAQIAIVTGPDSEEIFCDEYGRVRVRFLWDLSGKIDDSSSCWIRVSHPWAGQGWGMSAIPRIGHEVIVEFLNGDPDQPVIIGRTYHVSNLPPGNLPGTKTQMTLRSQTHKGDGFNELRFEDERDREEIYIHAQQDMNTDVLRDQTTTINRDMKLTVDNNRTSLIKVDDDESVGGYQTLTVMKDQNITIEGQHSTVVKKSRFLTVTDNDSLNVGKHISIHSDSGQIVIGNAGGRIVIDPVGHIRIEGVSITLAEHAAAGMPPSPLFHYSARYTLLNERTGTPLINAPYTIKGANGQVVSGKTDAQGRTLMVRTEKADNLQLDIPEAKKPVKTRYYQASNNTQVERVMEFKE; encoded by the coding sequence ATGTTGAATGCCAAGACGTCATCAGAAGGACTTCGGTTTACGCTACAGATAGGAAAATTGCCACCAGAAACCTTTATCGTTGTAGAGTTCACACTGGATGAGCAGTTTTCCATGCCTTTCGTGCTTAACCTGGAAGTCGTGAGCACCAATTCCAGCATCGCGTTTGGAACCGTGCTGGATAACACCGCCACACTGTCCATTTGGCAAGATGGCGAGGAACAACGCACGGTCAATGGCATTGTCAGTGAGATAGAACAAGGCGATGCTGGTTTGCACCAAACTCGCTACCGTATCACCGTACACCCGGCGCTCTGGCGAGCGGGGTTGGTCAGGCATTCGCACATCTTTCAGCAACAGAATGTTCAAGAAATTCTGGAAACATTGCTGAAAAAACATCACATCAGTGACTATGTTTTTGCATTACGTTACCCACGAGCCGTACGTGAGTTTTGCGTTCAATATCAGGAAAGCGATGCGGATTTTATCGATCGCCTGGCGGCTGAAGAAGGGCTGTTTTATTTCTTTGAACATAACAAGGATAAGCACACGCTCGTTTTTGCCGATGACTGCGCCGTACTGAATACCGGGCCGACACTTCCCTACCACCCGGCAACCCCCATCCGTTCAGATGAATGGTGCGTGACCACATTTCGCCGCCGGGAAAGCCTACGCCCTTCCGACGTGCTGCTAAAAGATTACACCTTTAAAAAACCACGCTGGCCTGCGGAATACCGTGAGTACGCCCGTGACGTCGAACACCAGTCAGGCCGCTATCTTCATTATGATTATCCCGGGCGCTATAAAGGAACAGGGCCTGGCGGGGAACATGTTGCACGCTGGCGCATTCAGGCTCTCCGTAACCGCGCGCATCAAGGGGAAGGGGCAACCAATTGCCCAGTACTTCAGCCAGGAATCCATTTTATTCTGGAAAACCACCCGTTGGAAACGCATAACACGCGGTGGCAAATTACCCGTTCCACCTACACAGGAAGGCAACCCCAAGCGCTGGAAGAAGAAACCGGAGAGCAAGGAACAACCCTGATGGGGCAATTCGCCTTTATCCCACAGGCTCAAACCTGGCGTCCCCTTTCACTGCCCAAGCCCCGGATTGATGGCGCACAAATTGCGATTGTTACAGGCCCAGACTCTGAGGAAATTTTTTGCGATGAATATGGCCGCGTCAGGGTGCGTTTTCTCTGGGATCTATCCGGCAAAATAGACGACAGCAGTTCCTGCTGGATACGGGTCTCTCACCCATGGGCGGGCCAAGGCTGGGGGATGTCGGCCATTCCACGCATTGGCCATGAAGTCATTGTGGAGTTTCTTAACGGCGACCCCGATCAACCGGTGATTATCGGGCGTACCTATCATGTCAGTAACCTGCCTCCAGGTAACTTGCCCGGCACGAAAACCCAGATGACGCTGCGTTCACAGACGCATAAAGGTGACGGATTCAATGAACTACGATTTGAGGATGAGCGCGACAGGGAAGAAATTTATATTCATGCTCAGCAGGACATGAACACCGATGTGCTGCGGGATCAAACAACGACGATCAACCGCGACATGAAACTGACGGTCGATAATAATCGAACATCGCTCATCAAAGTGGATGATGATGAGTCAGTGGGCGGATACCAGACGCTCACCGTGATGAAAGATCAAAACATTACTATCGAAGGGCAACATAGCACCGTCGTCAAAAAGAGCCGTTTTCTTACGGTGACGGACAATGATTCCCTGAACGTTGGTAAGCACATCTCCATCCACTCCGACAGCGGCCAGATTGTGATTGGCAATGCCGGAGGGAGAATTGTCATTGATCCCGTCGGCCATATCCGCATCGAAGGGGTGAGCATCACACTCGCAGAGCATGCGGCGGCTGGCATGCCACCGAGCCCATTATTTCATTATTCCGCTCGCTATACATTGCTCAATGAACGCACTGGCACCCCTCTGATCAATGCGCCTTACACCATTAAAGGGGCCAATGGTCAGGTTGTTTCCGGCAAAACGGATGCGCAGGGCAGAACCCTGATGGTACGAACGGAAAAAGCAGACAATCTGCAACTTGATATCCCGGAAGCCAAAAAACCGGTCAAAACACGCTATTACCAGGCCAGCAACAACACACAAGTGGAACGTGTGATGGAATTCAAGGAGTAA
- a CDS encoding VRR-NUC domain-containing protein yields the protein MSNPGTLCPAVTSITCTMEQGRFPADADPCYLAQKAEIALRLPQRIVTKVGLLRFLNQVVMSGLIRIEERKADYLWDYKAEVVFAMAKPVPLPMLTTRETSKEAYGENLPHSSSPFARPSSENWIKHRVSRIRRPDIILVNDPSRRWPGRGATYFDGQTHRDNLKMLIEVKFPNDTLSDGQRIDYALIAADDRFGVMRIEDNRTEKQKAYDKQYNAATRPSAARYVLPPIVSKQETAQPAALPLPPAEGIPGSIPQPLSQNLPLLSTTPWAYLPSVEDWLRLGDEVSSLAEQGWEFVRDSTREAFRPFGAWVNEKGSWRCQEMIDSFTQQASDTLSWLSDKTSEVIIWTSAQLQTLWQTTLAGMEITLDYLQQIDWVQILHDIGDGTVQLLIKAGDILVTVIVALAVAAALLLLVVAIAAAIATGGAAVAALFASLAAVGGGTLTIAQ from the coding sequence ATGAGCAACCCTGGCACCCTGTGCCCCGCCGTCACCTCCATTACCTGCACCATGGAGCAAGGACGATTTCCTGCCGATGCTGACCCGTGCTATCTGGCGCAAAAAGCCGAGATTGCTTTGCGCCTGCCACAGCGCATCGTCACCAAAGTCGGCCTGCTGCGTTTTTTAAATCAGGTGGTAATGAGCGGGCTGATCCGTATTGAAGAGCGCAAAGCCGACTATCTGTGGGACTACAAGGCAGAAGTGGTCTTTGCCATGGCAAAACCCGTCCCCTTACCAATGCTAACCACCCGTGAAACCTCGAAAGAGGCCTACGGCGAAAACCTGCCACATTCCAGCAGTCCCTTTGCTAGGCCGTCGTCTGAAAACTGGATAAAACACAGGGTAAGCCGTATTCGTCGCCCGGATATTATTCTGGTCAACGACCCGAGCCGCCGCTGGCCAGGGCGTGGTGCCACCTATTTTGATGGTCAGACCCACCGCGATAACCTGAAAATGCTGATCGAGGTAAAGTTTCCTAATGACACCCTATCGGATGGGCAACGTATAGATTATGCCTTAATCGCAGCCGATGATCGGTTTGGCGTGATGCGTATCGAAGACAACCGCACCGAGAAACAAAAAGCGTATGACAAACAGTACAATGCCGCCACTCGACCGAGTGCCGCGCGCTATGTACTCCCGCCGATAGTGAGTAAACAGGAAACTGCCCAACCCGCTGCGCTTCCCCTGCCGCCCGCCGAAGGCATTCCTGGTTCCATACCGCAACCATTGTCCCAAAACCTGCCCCTGTTAAGCACCACACCCTGGGCGTACCTGCCCTCGGTAGAAGACTGGTTGCGGCTCGGTGATGAAGTGTCCAGTCTGGCAGAGCAAGGCTGGGAGTTCGTCCGCGACAGCACCCGGGAAGCCTTTCGTCCCTTTGGAGCCTGGGTAAATGAAAAAGGCAGTTGGCGGTGTCAGGAAATGATTGACTCTTTTACCCAACAGGCCAGCGATACCCTCAGTTGGCTCAGCGACAAGACCAGTGAAGTCATCATCTGGACATCAGCACAGCTTCAGACGTTATGGCAAACCACACTGGCAGGTATGGAAATCACGCTGGACTACCTACAACAAATCGACTGGGTACAGATACTGCATGATATCGGTGACGGCACGGTACAGTTACTCATTAAGGCTGGCGATATCCTGGTGACGGTTATCGTGGCATTGGCTGTGGCCGCTGCACTGCTGCTACTGGTCGTGGCTATCGCCGCCGCGATTGCCACTGGCGGGGCCGCCGTAGCCGCGTTGTTCGCTTCACTGGCCGCCGTTGGCGGCGGTACTCTGACCATTGCCCAGTAA
- a CDS encoding DUF3396 domain-containing protein gives MPHPDYLAQLERHAPEFTFTDNNDVVVTRLGLSITLFFKQGYTLEKRQKILACYRRFRDEFGTHLRFHAHEFKGMKKYSPENITKVEAAILNKGIYDYGGWYVSDAKNMSEAPNCLMRYIDSGDDDDDENTYLSLVLPWFYLKDLQGMARFTDWLTYLCQQLEPDSGDCGHCLNLLQDYDDACPIEYSLARRYPPLQVNANAFATKRHYNNSTRGVNWITVLHNRYITRLGGEDWVRKELAKPPDISVTPYPGGLLIRAGQYPDLTPLTDGLSPQYLAVNQLLRPIRVQPQEGHSLHFYGVNQFNGASTRAWYARYDQGPLSITPLKSGTPALVSGYWTTPSQTRTLRFIAQGELAPSLSPTEDTLWHLDHEAESPGDVPEAQ, from the coding sequence ATGCCACACCCTGACTACCTCGCCCAACTGGAGCGACACGCCCCCGAGTTTACCTTTACCGATAACAATGACGTGGTCGTTACTCGCCTGGGGCTATCGATCACCCTGTTCTTTAAACAGGGCTATACCCTGGAAAAACGCCAGAAAATACTCGCCTGCTACCGGCGCTTTCGTGACGAGTTCGGCACCCATCTGCGCTTCCATGCCCACGAGTTCAAAGGCATGAAAAAATACAGCCCAGAAAATATCACCAAAGTCGAAGCGGCTATCCTGAACAAGGGCATCTACGACTACGGCGGCTGGTATGTCAGTGATGCCAAAAATATGAGTGAAGCTCCCAATTGCCTGATGCGCTATATCGATTCAGGTGATGACGATGATGATGAAAATACGTATCTCAGCCTGGTTCTGCCCTGGTTTTACCTCAAAGACCTACAGGGTATGGCACGCTTTACCGACTGGTTAACCTACCTGTGCCAGCAACTGGAGCCGGACAGCGGCGACTGCGGCCACTGCCTGAATCTACTGCAAGATTATGATGACGCCTGTCCTATCGAATATTCTCTGGCCAGACGCTACCCGCCGTTACAGGTCAACGCCAACGCCTTTGCTACCAAAAGACACTACAACAACAGTACCCGTGGCGTGAACTGGATCACCGTATTACACAACCGCTATATCACCCGGTTGGGCGGCGAAGACTGGGTGCGCAAAGAACTGGCCAAACCCCCGGACATAAGCGTTACCCCCTATCCCGGTGGCCTGTTGATCCGTGCCGGACAGTACCCAGACCTCACCCCGCTAACCGACGGCTTATCGCCCCAGTATCTGGCCGTTAACCAGTTGCTCCGCCCGATCCGCGTTCAACCGCAGGAAGGCCACTCCCTGCATTTTTATGGCGTCAACCAGTTTAATGGGGCATCGACCCGGGCCTGGTACGCCCGCTATGATCAGGGGCCGCTATCGATCACGCCCCTCAAATCCGGCACCCCGGCCTTGGTCAGCGGCTACTGGACGACCCCGTCACAGACCCGCACGCTGCGTTTTATCGCACAAGGCGAACTCGCTCCCTCGCTTTCACCCACGGAAGACACCCTATGGCATCTCGATCATGAAGCCGAATCGCCCGGCGATGTACCGGAGGCACAGTAA
- a CDS encoding VRR-NUC domain-containing protein, producing the protein MSDLGTLCPAVTSITCTMEQGRFPADADPCYLAQKAEIALRLPQRIVTKVGLLRFLNQVVMSGLIRIEERKADYLWDYKAEVVFAIAYPVPLPMLATSKASKEAYGDNLPQSSSPFARPSSEYWVKHNIEGMRRPDIILVNDPSRRWPGRGATYFDGQAHRDNLKMLIEVKFPGDTLSIGQRTDYILIATNARFGVMRIEDNRTEKQKAYDKQYNAATRPSAARYVLPPIVSEQETAHPAVLPLPPAEGTPGSIPQPLSQNLPLLSTTPWAYRPSVEDWLRFGDEVSSLAEQGWEFVRDSTREAFRPFGAWVNEKGSWRCQEMIDSFTQQASYTLSWLSDKTSEVITWTSAQLQALWQTTLADMDITLDYLQQIDWVQILHDIGDGTVQLLIKAGDILVTVIVMLAVAAALVLLVVAIAAAIAAGGAAVAALFASLAAVGGGSLAIAQ; encoded by the coding sequence ATGAGCGACCTTGGCACCCTATGCCCCGCCGTCACCTCCATTACCTGCACCATGGAGCAAGGTCGCTTTCCTGCCGATGCTGACCCGTGCTATCTGGCGCAAAAAGCCGAGATTGCTTTGCGCCTGCCACAGCGCATCGTCACCAAAGTCGGCCTGCTGCGTTTTTTAAACCAGGTGGTGATGAGCGGGCTGATCCGTATTGAAGAGCGCAAAGCCGACTATCTGTGGGACTACAAGGCGGAAGTGGTCTTTGCCATCGCCTATCCAGTCCCCCTCCCAATGCTCGCCACCAGTAAAGCCTCGAAAGAAGCCTACGGCGATAACCTGCCACAATCCAGCAGTCCTTTTGCCAGACCATCCTCTGAATATTGGGTAAAACATAACATCGAAGGAATGCGCCGCCCGGATATTATTCTGGTCAACGACCCGAGCCGTCGCTGGCCGGGGCGCGGTGCCACCTATTTTGATGGTCAGGCCCACCGCGATAACCTGAAGATGCTGATCGAAGTTAAATTTCCAGGGGATACTCTATCAATTGGGCAGCGTACAGATTATATCCTGATCGCAACAAATGCTCGGTTTGGCGTGATGCGTATCGAAGACAACCGCACCGAGAAGCAAAAAGCGTATGACAAACAGTACAATGCCGCCACCCGGCCAAGTGCCGCACGCTATGTACTGCCGCCGATAGTGAGTGAACAGGAGACTGCCCACCCCGCAGTGCTTCCCCTGCCGCCCGCCGAAGGCACTCCTGGTTCCATACCTCAGCCGTTGTCCCAAAACCTGCCCTTGTTAAGTACCACGCCTTGGGCGTACAGGCCCTCGGTAGAGGACTGGCTCCGTTTCGGTGATGAAGTGTCCAGTCTGGCAGAGCAAGGCTGGGAGTTCGTTCGCGACAGCACCCGGGAAGCCTTTCGTCCCTTTGGAGCCTGGGTAAATGAAAAAGGCAGTTGGCGGTGTCAGGAAATGATTGACTCTTTTACCCAACAGGCCAGCTATACCCTTAGTTGGCTCAGCGACAAGACCAGCGAAGTCATCACCTGGACATCAGCACAGCTTCAGGCGTTATGGCAAACCACACTGGCAGATATGGATATCACGCTGGACTACCTACAACAAATCGACTGGGTGCAGATACTGCACGATATCGGCGACGGCACGGTACAGTTACTCATTAAGGCTGGCGATATCCTGGTGACGGTTATCGTGATGCTGGCCGTAGCCGCCGCACTGGTGCTACTGGTCGTGGCTATCGCCGCCGCAATTGCCGCTGGCGGGGCCGCCGTAGCCGCGCTGTTCGCTTCACTGGCCGCCGTTGGCGGCGGTTCTCTGGCCATTGCCCAGTAA
- a CDS encoding DUF3396 domain-containing protein yields the protein MPHPDYLAQLERHAPEFTFTDNNDVVVTRLGLSITLFFKQGYTLEKRQKILACYRRFRDEFGSHLRFHAHEFKGMKKYSPENIAKVEAAILNKGIYDYGGWDISDAKNKDEAPNCLIRYLDSREAGGDKKNSYFNLALPWFYLKEAQGMARFTDWLTYLCQQLEPDSGDCGHCLNLPQDFDDVCPIEYALARRYPPLQVNANAFADAMQYTNSTRGVNWITVLSTRYITRLGGEDWVRRTLSQTPDISITPYPGGLLIRAGHYPDLTPLTDGLSPQYLAVNQLLRPIRVQPQEGHSLHSYGVNQFDEQSTRAWYARYDQGPLSITPLKSGTPALVSGYWTTPSQTRTQRFIAQGELAPSLSPTEDTLWHLDHEAESPDDVPEAQP from the coding sequence ATGCCACACCCTGACTACCTCGCCCAACTGGAGCGACACGCCCCTGAGTTTACCTTTACCGATAACAATGACGTGGTCGTTACCCGTCTGGGACTGTCGATCACCCTGTTCTTTAAACAGGGCTATACCCTGGAAAAACGCCAGAAAATACTCGCCTGCTACCGACGCTTTCGTGACGAGTTCGGTTCCCACCTGCGCTTTCATGCCCACGAGTTCAAAGGCATGAAAAAATACAGCCCGGAGAATATCGCCAAAGTCGAAGCGGCTATCCTCAACAAGGGCATTTACGACTACGGCGGCTGGGATATCAGCGATGCCAAAAATAAGGATGAAGCCCCTAATTGTCTGATACGCTACCTGGATTCCCGCGAAGCGGGTGGTGATAAAAAGAACTCTTACTTCAACCTAGCTCTGCCCTGGTTTTACCTCAAAGAAGCACAGGGCATGGCACGCTTTACCGACTGGCTCACCTACCTGTGCCAGCAACTGGAGCCGGACAGCGGCGACTGCGGCCACTGCCTGAATCTGCCGCAAGATTTTGATGACGTCTGCCCTATTGAATATGCGCTGGCCAGGCGTTATCCCCCGCTCCAGGTCAATGCTAACGCCTTTGCTGACGCTATGCAGTACACCAACAGTACCCGCGGCGTGAACTGGATCACCGTGTTAAGTACCCGCTATATCACTCGGTTGGGCGGCGAAGACTGGGTGCGGCGCACGCTTTCCCAGACCCCGGACATCAGCATTACCCCCTATCCCGGCGGCCTGTTGATCCGTGCCGGACACTACCCGGATCTGACCCCGCTGACCGATGGCTTATCGCCCCAGTATCTGGCCGTTAACCAGTTGCTCCGCCCGATCCGCGTTCAACCACAGGAAGGCCATTCCCTGCATTCCTACGGCGTCAACCAGTTCGATGAACAATCAACCCGAGCCTGGTACGCCCGCTATGATCAGGGGCCGCTATCGATCACGCCCCTCAAATCCGGCACCCCGGCCTTGGTCAGCGGCTATTGGACGACCCCGTCACAGACCCGCACCCAGCGTTTTATCGCACAAGGCGAACTCGCTCCCTCGCTTTCACCCACGGAAGACACCCTGTGGCACCTCGATCATGAAGCCGAATCGCCCGACGATGTACCGGAAGCACAGCCATGA